In Methanofollis aquaemaris, the genomic window AAGATCATGAGCGCTGACGGCCACCTCGTCGCCGTCGCCGTAGAGGACCACCTGACGGTTGTGCGCCTCCCTCTCTCCGTCGTCGAAACTCCCCTCCCCGTCGATGACATAGGCAAAGACCGTGTAGCCCTCCTTCACCGGATGGACGAACATGGCGCCCGGCCCGACCGTCACGTCGAGGTACACCGGGTCGACGACGATCTCTTGCACCGGCCCGACGGCCCCGGCACAGTCGCCGGCGATCACCCTGACGGTCACGCCGGGGCCGGAAGAGACCGCCGGGATCTCGGCGGCCCGCACCTCCTGGTAGCGCGGGGCCATCATCTTCTGCGCCCGCGGGAGGTTCACCCAGAGCTGGAACCCTCCCATCGCCCCGTCGACCGGCCCCGGCATCTCCTGGTGGACGATCCCGGAACCCGCGGTCATCCACTGGACGTCCCCGGCACCGATCGTCCCGGCATTCCCGATGCTGTCCCCGTGCTCCACCCGCCCCGCGAGCATGTACGTGACGGTCTCGATCCCCCGGTGCGGGTGCCAGGGGAAACCGGCGAGATAGTCCTCGGGCCGATCGGCTCGGAAGTCGTCGAGCATCAGGAACGGGTCGAAGAGCGGCACCTCCCTCGCCCCGAACGCCCGGTGCAGTCTCACCCCCGCGCCCTCGACGGTCTCGTGCGCC contains:
- a CDS encoding pirin family protein, whose product is MNHRREVVRVLEAHETVEGAGVRLHRAFGAREVPLFDPFLMLDDFRADRPEDYLAGFPWHPHRGIETVTYMLAGRVEHGDSIGNAGTIGAGDVQWMTAGSGIVHQEMPGPVDGAMGGFQLWVNLPRAQKMMAPRYQEVRAAEIPAVSSGPGVTVRVIAGDCAGAVGPVQEIVVDPVYLDVTVGPGAMFVHPVKEGYTVFAYVIDGEGSFDDGEREAHNRQVVLYGDGDEVAVSAHDLPLRFLFLSGRPIGEPVAWVGPIVMNTLEEVREAFREYREGTFVKGGNGGKAVGT